The following is a genomic window from bacterium.
AACCAACGATTGGGCCGATTATTACCATTCTTCGCCTGTTTTATATAACGGGGTCATCTATTTCGGTTCCGGCGACGGACAAGTGTATGCGGTAAAAAGCGCGACGGGCGAATTCCTTTGGAGCTTCGAAACGGGCGGCGTTGTCCATACTGTACCCTTCCTGCAAAGGGAGAAATTATTTATAGGTTCGTTTGACGGCCATCTTTATGCGCTGAACAATCAAACGGGCCAGCTCATATGGAAATTCAAATCGACGGGCCAGCTTTACTTTCCAAAAGGCGAGGTCATGGGTAATCCGGTTGCGGCCGGCAATATTGTCTTTGCAGGAACACGCGATTTCAATTTTTATGCGATCGATGTTAACGGGGGTTATTGCCGCTGGATGAAAACATTTCCCCGCGGATGGGCCCTGCCTGTAACGCCAAACGATTCTGTCATTTATCTCGGCACATCCGATGATCGCGAACTTCTTGCCTTGGACACAAGAACCGGCAATGTCTTATGGAAATCCGATGCCAAATTCAACATTTTCGGCGGACTTGCCCGCAGCAGCGCCATGGGCTATTTTGGAACGCTGATGGGCAAACTCCTGGGGATCGATCTGAAAACGGGCACGGTCAAATGGACATTCAGTGTAGAAGGATATGAAGCGAACCGTAAACTCTATTTCAAAGAAGATGATTCATACCGT
Proteins encoded in this region:
- a CDS encoding PQQ-like beta-propeller repeat protein, giving the protein TNDWADYYHSSPVLYNGVIYFGSGDGQVYAVKSATGEFLWSFETGGVVHTVPFLQREKLFIGSFDGHLYALNNQTGQLIWKFKSTGQLYFPKGEVMGNPVAAGNIVFAGTRDFNFYAIDVNGGYCRWMKTFPRGWALPVTPNDSVIYLGTSDDRELLALDTRTGNVLWKSDAKFNIFGGLARSSAMGYFGTLMGKLLGIDLKTGTVKWTFSVEGYEANRKLYFKEDDSYRDDIGTILGTGDNVLQMYYNLGAIFSTPSVTGDAIYLTSADGYLYCLKRP